The following proteins are encoded in a genomic region of Amycolatopsis sulphurea:
- a CDS encoding FAD-binding and (Fe-S)-binding domain-containing protein: MEIRTDPATLALYTTDASNYRHVPLGVVLPETGDDVVAAVAAARERGLPVVARGGGTSVAGNSCGPGLVIDISRHVHGVQWLDPAARLARVAPGTVLDDLQALAAPHGLRFGPDPSTHSRCTIGGMIGNNACGSHSVAWGRTVDVVRELDVLLYDGTRFTAGPADPSEVDRRAALPGTEGRVFTQLRSLVRDNLALLRTELSTWPRRVSGYGLEHLLPENGFDLAKALVGSEGTCVTVVAATVALAELPKHRVLAVLGFPSDVAAADAVPEILPWSPLTVEGVDAELVGLLEPGRDRGLPPGGAWLFVELSGDSPAEAPARARELAASLGAALTGSVVLDDPAAQRRLWRIREEGAGLATRLADGSEAWPGWEDAAVPPERLGSYLRGFKDLMRRHGRRSVVYGHYGEGCLHLRLDFDLLSAAGKAQFREFVEEAADLVAAHGGSLSGEHGDGQARSALLSRMYSPEMLALFARFKGIFDPDGRMNPGIIVEPRPVDADLRVRRAPLAIEDVTVLGYPEDRGSFGQAMRRCVGVGKCRDTSGGGVMCPSYRATREEQHSTRGRAHLLAEMINGEVIKDGWRSAEVAEALDLCLSCKGCLSDCPVDVDMATYKAEFLHQHYRGRLRPASHYSMGWLPLWLRGAALAPRVANFFARRRWAAAAMKRLGGIAPERALPEFAPVPFTTARADLRRWASGERRVVLWPDSFNNYLTPDVLDAAAEVLTAAGYAVVLPDRGVCCGLTWISTGQLTTARRVLRRTLAMLKPYLDAGYQVAGLEPSCTALFRGDLPALLPGDATAELLATRTRTFAELLADAPEPLTAKLDVETITQVHCHQHAVLGFDADEAALSAAGVRNTTLDAGCCGLAGNFGFERGHYEVSLACAEDRLLPALRATPESTVVLSDGFSCRTQIAQEAGRPAVHLAQLLRRALR, encoded by the coding sequence GTGGAGATCCGGACTGACCCTGCGACGTTGGCCCTCTACACGACCGACGCGTCGAACTACCGGCACGTGCCACTCGGCGTGGTGCTGCCCGAAACCGGCGACGACGTCGTCGCGGCAGTGGCCGCCGCCCGCGAACGCGGCCTGCCGGTGGTCGCCCGTGGCGGCGGCACCAGTGTGGCCGGGAACTCGTGTGGTCCTGGCCTGGTCATCGACATTTCACGGCACGTGCACGGGGTGCAGTGGCTCGACCCGGCGGCGCGGCTCGCCCGGGTCGCGCCCGGCACCGTGCTCGACGACCTGCAGGCGCTCGCCGCGCCGCACGGGCTGCGGTTCGGCCCCGATCCCTCCACGCACAGCCGGTGCACGATCGGCGGGATGATCGGCAACAACGCCTGCGGTTCGCATTCGGTCGCGTGGGGCCGCACCGTGGACGTGGTGCGCGAGCTGGACGTGCTGCTCTACGACGGCACCCGGTTCACCGCCGGTCCGGCCGATCCGTCCGAAGTGGACCGTCGGGCCGCGCTGCCGGGTACCGAAGGCCGGGTGTTCACGCAGCTGCGGTCGCTCGTGCGGGACAATCTTGCGTTGCTGCGGACCGAACTGTCCACCTGGCCTCGCCGGGTTTCCGGGTACGGACTGGAACACCTGTTGCCGGAGAACGGATTCGACCTCGCGAAAGCGCTGGTCGGCAGCGAAGGCACGTGCGTCACCGTGGTGGCCGCGACGGTCGCGCTCGCCGAGCTGCCGAAGCATCGGGTACTGGCGGTGCTCGGGTTTCCCTCGGACGTCGCTGCGGCCGACGCGGTTCCGGAGATCCTGCCGTGGTCGCCGCTGACCGTCGAAGGCGTCGACGCGGAACTCGTCGGCCTGCTCGAACCGGGCCGAGACCGTGGGCTGCCGCCGGGCGGTGCCTGGCTTTTCGTGGAGTTGTCCGGGGATTCCCCGGCCGAAGCGCCGGCCCGGGCGCGAGAGCTGGCCGCTTCGCTCGGCGCCGCGCTGACCGGTTCGGTGGTGCTCGACGATCCGGCGGCGCAACGCCGGCTGTGGCGCATCCGTGAGGAGGGCGCGGGCCTGGCCACCCGGCTGGCCGACGGTTCCGAGGCCTGGCCGGGTTGGGAGGACGCTGCGGTACCGCCCGAACGGCTCGGGTCGTACCTGCGCGGTTTCAAGGATCTGATGCGGAGGCACGGGCGCCGCAGCGTCGTCTACGGCCACTACGGCGAGGGCTGCCTGCACTTACGGCTCGACTTCGATCTGCTGTCGGCGGCGGGCAAAGCGCAATTCCGTGAATTCGTCGAGGAAGCCGCCGATCTGGTCGCCGCGCACGGTGGCTCGCTTTCCGGTGAGCATGGCGACGGACAGGCGCGTTCGGCGTTGCTGTCGCGGATGTACAGCCCGGAGATGCTGGCGTTGTTCGCCCGGTTCAAGGGGATCTTCGATCCGGACGGGCGGATGAACCCCGGCATCATCGTCGAGCCCCGACCGGTGGACGCCGATCTTCGGGTGCGCCGTGCGCCGCTGGCGATCGAAGACGTCACGGTGCTCGGCTATCCGGAGGACCGCGGCAGCTTCGGGCAGGCGATGCGCCGCTGCGTCGGGGTCGGCAAATGCCGCGACACCAGTGGTGGCGGCGTGATGTGCCCGAGCTACCGGGCGACCCGCGAGGAGCAGCACTCCACGCGCGGCCGCGCGCACCTGCTCGCCGAGATGATCAACGGCGAGGTGATCAAGGACGGCTGGCGTTCCGCCGAGGTGGCCGAGGCGCTCGATCTGTGCTTGTCCTGCAAGGGATGTCTCTCCGACTGTCCGGTCGATGTGGACATGGCCACGTACAAAGCCGAGTTCCTGCACCAGCACTACCGTGGTCGCCTGCGCCCGGCGTCGCACTATTCGATGGGCTGGCTGCCGCTGTGGTTGCGCGGCGCCGCGCTGGCGCCGCGCGTGGCGAACTTCTTCGCCCGCCGTCGCTGGGCGGCGGCCGCGATGAAGCGGCTCGGCGGAATCGCGCCGGAACGCGCGTTGCCGGAGTTCGCCCCGGTGCCGTTCACCACGGCACGGGCCGATCTCCGCCGCTGGGCGAGTGGCGAGCGGCGGGTCGTGCTGTGGCCGGATTCTTTCAACAACTACCTCACCCCGGACGTGCTCGACGCCGCGGCCGAGGTGCTCACCGCCGCCGGATACGCCGTGGTGCTGCCGGACCGGGGAGTCTGCTGTGGACTGACCTGGATCTCCACCGGGCAGCTGACCACAGCCCGGCGAGTGCTGCGCCGGACCCTTGCCATGCTGAAGCCGTATCTGGACGCCGGATACCAGGTGGCCGGGCTGGAACCGAGCTGTACGGCGCTGTTCCGCGGCGACCTGCCCGCGCTGCTCCCGGGCGACGCGACCGCGGAGCTGCTGGCCACCCGCACCCGGACCTTCGCCGAACTGCTCGCCGACGCGCCCGAACCGCTCACCGCGAAGCTGGACGTCGAGACGATCACCCAGGTGCACTGTCACCAGCACGCCGTACTCGGCTTCGACGCGGACGAGGCCGCGTTGTCCGCCGCGGGCGTCCGCAACACCACGCTGGACGCGGGATGCTGCGGGCTGGCCGGCAACTTCGGCTTCGAACGTGGGCACTACGAGGTTTCGCTGGCCTGCGCCGAAGACCGGCTGCTGCCCGCGCTGCGCGCGACGCCGGAGTCCACTGTGGTCCTTTCCGATGGATTCAGCTGCCGGACCCAGATCGCCCAGGAGGCCGGCCGCCCGGCCGTGCATCTGGCCCAGCTGCTCCGCCGGGCGCTGCGATAG
- a CDS encoding sensor histidine kinase: protein MNEEAVPRLGPWQQSWRLAAVVAIGAITWVYIAAMAAKGQVSVGGSWYYHGDPLVALGCLVLALWRRRFPLTVAMLISVASTASTLAIGSALLVLCSISTRRRPLEIGVVVVAYIAASKFSVTFFPSEVTTPGNWVELLVPALTAGIAVAVGVAVGARRDEVWTLRQRADSAEREQAARAAEARVLERNRIAREMHDVLAHRVSLVAMQAGVLGHRDNLTAEEVKVLAQGIADGSHQALEELRDVLGVLRAGPEQPEPPQPSIDRIPELVADARASGLAVTLTDTVEGTPPELTGRTGYRIVQEGLTNAGKHAPGARVRVSVEGVAGDGLRVQIRDSGAVTAGIRVPSSGFGLLGLAERVGLAGGELDHHAVPGGGFVLRAQLPWPERNR, encoded by the coding sequence GTGAACGAGGAGGCGGTGCCCCGGCTCGGTCCGTGGCAGCAGTCGTGGCGGCTGGCCGCCGTGGTCGCGATCGGTGCGATCACCTGGGTCTACATCGCCGCGATGGCGGCAAAGGGGCAGGTGTCGGTCGGCGGGTCCTGGTACTACCACGGGGATCCGCTGGTGGCGCTCGGTTGCCTCGTCCTGGCGCTGTGGCGGCGGCGGTTCCCGCTCACCGTCGCGATGCTGATCTCGGTCGCCTCGACCGCATCCACCCTCGCCATCGGCTCGGCACTGCTGGTGCTCTGCTCGATCTCCACGCGTCGCCGTCCACTGGAGATCGGCGTCGTCGTGGTGGCCTACATCGCCGCGTCGAAGTTCTCCGTTACGTTCTTCCCGTCGGAGGTCACGACGCCCGGGAACTGGGTCGAGCTGCTGGTCCCGGCGCTGACCGCGGGGATCGCGGTGGCCGTCGGAGTGGCGGTGGGGGCTCGCAGGGACGAGGTGTGGACCCTGCGCCAGCGTGCGGACAGCGCGGAGCGCGAGCAGGCGGCGCGGGCCGCGGAGGCGCGGGTGCTGGAGCGCAACCGGATCGCCCGCGAGATGCACGACGTGCTCGCCCACCGGGTCTCGCTGGTGGCCATGCAGGCCGGCGTGCTCGGGCACCGCGACAACCTCACCGCCGAGGAGGTGAAGGTGCTGGCCCAGGGCATCGCGGATGGTTCACATCAGGCGCTGGAGGAGCTGCGGGACGTGCTCGGCGTGCTGCGCGCGGGACCCGAGCAGCCGGAGCCGCCGCAGCCCTCGATCGACCGGATCCCCGAGCTGGTGGCCGATGCCCGGGCGTCCGGCCTTGCCGTTACGCTCACCGACACCGTGGAAGGGACCCCGCCGGAACTGACCGGGCGGACCGGGTACCGGATCGTCCAAGAAGGACTGACCAATGCCGGCAAACACGCGCCGGGCGCGCGGGTGCGGGTGAGCGTGGAAGGCGTGGCCGGGGACGGGTTGCGGGTGCAGATCCGCGATTCCGGGGCGGTGACCGCGGGCATCCGTGTGCCCTCGTCCGGATTCGGGCTGCTCGGCCTCGCCGAGCGGGTCGGGCTGGCCGGTGGCGAACTGGACCATCACGCGGTGCCCGGCGGCGGGTTCGTGCTGCGCGCCCAGCTGCCCTGGCCGGAGAGGAACAGGTGA
- a CDS encoding response regulator transcription factor, whose translation MNVDEVRIVLVDDDQLVRMALRLVIEGEPDLSVVAEAADGEAALGVVEQHRPDVVLMDVRMPGRDGLSATREILSWPDPPRVLVLTTFDSDELVLGALRAGALGFVLKDTPPPQIITAVRTVAGGNPALSSAATARVIAAATGPHSSDARQRSRTEARTRLATLTERELDTARAIADGLGNPDIATRLHISVATVKAHTGSLFAKLAVDNRVQVALLVRDAED comes from the coding sequence GTGAACGTGGACGAAGTGCGGATCGTGTTGGTGGACGACGACCAGCTGGTGCGGATGGCCCTGCGGCTGGTCATCGAAGGGGAACCCGACCTGTCCGTGGTCGCCGAGGCGGCCGACGGCGAGGCCGCGCTCGGCGTGGTCGAGCAGCACCGCCCGGACGTGGTCCTGATGGACGTGCGGATGCCCGGCCGCGACGGGCTCAGCGCCACCCGCGAGATCCTGTCCTGGCCGGACCCGCCGCGGGTGCTCGTGCTGACCACGTTCGACTCCGACGAGCTGGTGCTCGGCGCACTGCGCGCCGGCGCGCTCGGCTTCGTGCTCAAGGACACCCCGCCGCCGCAGATCATCACCGCCGTGCGCACCGTCGCCGGCGGCAACCCGGCACTCTCCTCGGCCGCGACCGCCCGGGTGATCGCCGCGGCCACCGGTCCGCACTCCTCCGACGCCCGGCAGCGGTCCCGCACCGAGGCCCGCACCCGCCTGGCCACCCTCACCGAACGCGAACTCGACACCGCCCGCGCGATCGCCGACGGCCTCGGCAACCCGGACATCGCCACCCGGCTGCACATCAGCGTGGCCACGGTGAAGGCACACACCGGGAGCCTGTTCGCCAAACTGGCCGTGGACAACCGGGTCCAGGTCGCCCTCCTGGTCCGCGACGCGGAAGACTGA